The genomic DNA ATATATCTCTAGGGTTAAAGCTTGAGTAGAATATTAATATTTCAAAGGCTTATTTTCTGAATTCTATACAACTGCCTTTTGCTTATCAGTGCAACAACTTCTCAGTTGCCTAGTAGGTTATCATTTTAGCCATTCACAATGTGTTTTCCTACGTAATTCAGCTAAATTTCCAAATTCTTGTGTTCATCTCAATAACTTTTTACCCTGCTTGTCCACTAGATGCCAGTCTCTGTCTTTTCCTGGTATGGAAGTACAGCATTAGATGATATGGAGAAGACTATCtctgagactaacaaatttatttgggcataagcttttgtgagctaaaacccaaTTTATCAGATGcagggagtggaaaatacagtaggcatgtatatatatatacagtacatgaaaagatgagagttgccttaccaagtggggagtcagtgctaatgagataattcaattaaagtggaagtgggctattctcaacagtagaatactaagggaggaaaaatcacttttgtagtggtaatgaggccaatgtaatcagggtagcccatttcaaacagttgacaagaaggtgtgagtaacagtagcgGAAAATTAGTATggagaaattagtttttgtagtggctcatccacttccagtctttatccaggcctaatttgatggtgtccagtttgcaaattaattcatttcttgctggagtctgttttggtttttttgttgaagaaatgCCACTttcaggtctgttattgagtgaccagggagactgaagtgttctcctactggtttttgaatgttatgattcttgacgtctgatttgtgtccatttattcttttgcgtagagactgtccggtttggccaatgtacatggcagaggggcattgctgatatatgatggcatatatcacattgatagatgtggaggtgaacaagcctctgatggtgtggctgacgtggttaggtcctatgatagtgtcAAGGgacagcaatgctcctctgccatgtacattggccaaaccggacagtctttaTGCAAAAGAACTATGGTAGTCTAacccagctgaggatcaggcccctgTTGTATAAATTAGTTACACactctttttttctgaaaaggaaaaagttTGTGTTAGCTGCTGAAAACTAGTAAAAGTCTTTCTATACTTTTCATAGGATTAACTAAAAAAGACAAGCAAATATTTGGAGTGCATTTCTCTTTCTGAGCCAGCCAGTTTTGCCCGAGTGATAAATGCGGGCACATCAAATCTAAAATCTTCTTTACACCAGTGCTATGAAATGCACCGTGCTATGAACCTTTTGGTTCTTCTAGTGTGATTATAAAATGCCTTGTATCCCTACACACAAGTGTTCCCAGTGGCATATATACCATACCAGATTGGACTTGCTCTTGGGAAATCTAAATTCCTTTTCAGTGCTAATGGAGATAGCTTGCTGGTGTAACAGCACAAACAGTTAAATATTCCTCTTCTTTCTGTCTTGCAGTGCACCTGAAGTTTTTCAAAATCTTCCAGATTTCACTCTTCTGGCATATATTCTGGGAGCTATGGGGGAAGTACCCAGAGCGCAGTGTGACTGAAAAGGCTTAGAACATACCAGTGTTGATGGGGGACAAAACTGAAACAATGCAGAACACAAGTCAGCATGAGAAGTGTGAGCATACTCCATCTAAGTTTCATTTGGGAATGGTTCAACTTCCTAGAGTAGACATGGCTTAAGTGTAATTAGCAGCTGAAGGGTCAGATCCTATAATCTCTCTCCTAAATTCCTACAATCTGTTTCTGCTCACCTAATGGTCAATCCGTAATACAATTACAACTGTATCAAAATCCAATTGCCAAGAGTTATCTTCTGACACAGGAACAATACAATTTCATTATTCTGGTGCAGATGTGACATTAATCATGTTCCTGAATTCTGTTAAAGCTTTGAATGTGTCAAGAGCTTTAGCACACTTTCGGAAAAGGTTCCCTGAAGAAATTTCTGGTATTTCCTGGTTCCAGTCAGACTGAAAATACTGTAAGAATGCGGTGGTTTTTGGTACTTCCATTTATGGGCATATGTGAattagagggaggggaaaaagtggaaaatgaaaccaaaaaaAGTTAACTGAGATACTTTTCTCAGATTCGCCTTGGTTTAGGGGCAAAATCTTGCATTGGTATTTCATCCTAACTGGCTggacaattttttctttttggtaacTACTTCCATATGGAGACATATAAAGTATAGTACCTTATGAATGAGTTAAAGCCACATTTTAGCTTTGTTTCTAAAGAAGCTGGGGTTTCAGGGATAAGGCACAAAGTCAGGAAGGTGGGATCAAGTTATGTGTTGGGATGGAATATTCTTGTTCTTTTACTTGTTTTGTGACCTTACTTTTAGCATAACAGCTAGATTGCTTTCTTACAGCACAGTGTTTGGTAAAGACATTACGCTACAAGAAGGAATGCAAATGACCTAACTGCTGTTTGCTATTTCTAGTCGTGTGTCCAAAAGCCAATTTTCTCAATTGACTCCCTTTCTTTATGATTCAAACAACTGGATTCTGTTCAAAAAGCTTATTTGTTCCTATGTGGTTACAGATCATTAAAAGTGGCTCATTCTTGAAGAGGTTCTTAATGGGTATCTTCTCGATGTTTGTTAGTTGAGGAATCTGACAAAATTCCATCTGGAGAACAATGCCTGCCTCATATAAAGGGGATGTAATCCATGTCTGTAGTTCACATCTGCATTGTGTTAGAACGCTGAGCTGCAAACCATGTAAATGCATCGTGGGTGCCCATGGAACAAAATACTGAAATGGGGAAAGTAGCTCATGTTTTTTGAGAAGTCGGTTGACACTCTGGTCTGCAGCCATGTAGATTGCTTCTTCTAATGGCTAACTGAGTAATGTTCATTAAGTCAGTGTCAAATAAGTGGTAGCATTCTAATTACTATAGTATTACTGTAGCAGAACATTCATTGGGATGAATATACTTAAATACAGTaaacaaaagtttttaaaaaatgctgtcaCATCAAATCCATGTGGTAGAGCTTTCTGAACAAGCAAACTAgatggaaactgattttttttaaagtatgttattTCCTTTTTACTGCCCCATTTCTAGAATATGATTCTTGTTATGGTCACTTTCTGCTTTTACTGATCTCTAAATCATAAGCATGAGGGCAGAAAGCAGGGAATAATATTAAGGTTGAGAGGCCTACATTTTAACCTATTTTTACTCTTAGGATTCCATATAATTTAAACATGCACTTCTTGATTCCAGAAAATGTATGTGTCTTCGGAAGGAAGTGCTACAACAATACGATGCATAATTACATTCCCATGAGACCCTGCAACAACGTATTCAGGATACTGGGTTTCTCTACTAACGTGGCTGCACCGATCTACATTACAAAATGGCAGTCATGATCTTGAGGCGAGAGAAATTCAGATCTTAGTGTATTACAGTTACACATGACATTGTTGACTTTTTACATAATACTTAAGAGGAGAGCCACAACTTGTCAAGCAACTTATAATAAGTATCACTTTTGCCAGTTATGACCGCTAGTGACAATATTGTGTTCATTAGAAATATAACATAGGGAATTTTCATCCATTTACAGAATTTTATATCAATTTTTACtaaatctgaactttttttttattaggaaCACTAACAGTGTCAACCACCAAACCTCTAGGGTCACTACTTCCATCACCTGCATATGAGACAGTGATTATCTTTTCACCTTTAGAGCATTTACAGTGATAACTGTGGGTGAAGTCAAggtatttttttgtctttcaggtaGAAGTGACAGTTCTGCTATTATTGGGGGAGGTGGGATGGAGCTGAGGTAGTGGTTGCCTAAACAGTGCTTCTACTTAGGTGAATGTAGAGTTTTTCCAGAGTGAAAAGAGAGCTACTACAGCATATTCATAACCTGCAAGGAAAATATTGGAGAGTCAGAGGAtacccaaaatatttcagatggGCACAGAAAACCACTTCCTCATGCCAGTTGCATTCCTCACATTTTTGAGAGGAAGCGGAAATGCTTCTGGGGCCCTATCCAGTGTCTACTGAGCTCACTGGAAAGTCTCATTGATGTCAACAGGCTTCAGGTAACCCCAGTTAGTCTGTCCTTAATGCAGACTTGGTGTAGTGTTCAATTGACCCAAGttccagttgaaatcagtggccaTTTGAGAGTGCTCAGCATGGTGCAGGCTCAAACTCTTTTGCAGCTGACACTGTTGTCTAACTGTCCCAGGAAAATGCTGGACTAAACTTGGCTTCCTGAAAGTGATTCTTGTTGGAGAGTACCTGGATATCTGAAACAAGAAAATGCTTCAAATGCTGAAGTTGGTTTTAAAGTTCCTACTTTTAATAGATAAGAGTATAAAAATGTATGTTACTCTAATGAAGGAATTAATACAGAGTTGAAGTTCATAGCTAGTATTTGGGGTACACATGGCTCATCTCTTGACTTACTGTTTTGTTTACCTAAGATGGGTTTTAAGATCCCACCCGGTACCttttaataatacctagctcccTTCATCAGttgatctcagagtgctttaccaaggaggtcagtatcaccGTTTTACCAATGGAGAAAATGGAGGCACAAcagtgaagtaacttgcccaatgCCACCCAGCAGACCAGAGGTAggaccaggaatagaaccaaggtctcctgaatctcagtgcAGGGCCATTAAGCCACATTATAGTCTTCTCACAAACAGAAATCCTACTGGctcttcaatggaagttttaccaaaGTAAAGACTTCTCGATTTGACCTCAAAATGAGACACTGTTTCAATttaatgatgtttttaaaaatattccctaTAATTTAGCTTAGAAGGGATCTAGGTGCTTAACTATTAAAAGTGTCCATTAACACTGAACAGCTTACATAGATGTTGCTTAGCATAGTGCTGAGATACCATGATGACAAGCGCGGCATAAAAACCTAGATAGCACTAAGTGACTTTAGACTTCAGCTATAATATACATGCCCTAGTTACTGATGAATCAGCTGTGCCTTAACAGTGTTTGGTTCAACCCTCCAGGACCTGTCTTTAAAGTTTGAAAGACTTTAAAGGCCCCCCATCTTTTATTGGCCTACCAGTGATTATGAACTGGCAAGTTTATTGTGTTGGAATAGATATGAAGTTTAATTCTCAGTGTATTGATTTCTggggaacaaaaaaacaaacaaaaaaccctaccaacaaaacattgatttttatatATCACAAAATAAGCCCTTGTATTGATGAATATGTAGGAAGGGAGGGGGATAGTGTCGGGCAAATGAAATTCCAAgtcatttatataaaaaatataatacTTTATTTTCAACTAGAAAGGTGCAAACATGTAACTTTTGGTCACACTTCTCAACAAACAAACTGTTCAAAGAACAGCCACGgtcaaagaaagaaacaaatgctCCCAGGTGGAAAAACTGATCAGCTACAAGAGAGCCATTCATTTTACTTAAAGCCATTTGTTCCCTAAAGCTGAGGCAACcatatttttaccatataaatgGATGTTTTCCAAGGATGCAAGCACCTCATCTTTAGCAAACAATCTCTGTCTTGATTTCGATTCACTTGTCACCCTAACTGAACATTTTCCATTAGAAGATCTATTTCATGCTTTGAATGCATTGACAGACAAGCTTTACGTCCTACCtatttctttcaaaaacaaacaaaagctaacATTAAAAGTATCAAAGCATTAACAAAGgcacaaaactttaaattaatttagatcactgtacatatatatatacagagtatttacaatattaataaaaatctaGCTTGTTACAGGCAAATTAACTGCCACAAGCTGTCCAGTCAAATAGACATGATTCTGAATCTTCTTGAACAAGTCATTTGAATCAGCGTCAAAGCTGAAACATTACAGTCCTGACCAACAGAACACATTTTACTTAGCACCTTGCTGGGTAATGATTTACATTACAGCCATTGCTGTCACTCAACCAGAGTCAGCACACATGCTAAGGATCTCTTCTTCAATTGCACTACTAGGTGGAACACATGTTATCATACTAAGGAAACCATTGATCTTCCTGCATATGCCCCCTAGTGCTCCCTAAACACCACTCCATGAACAGTGTCCTCTGAAGCTGTGCTTTGCTGTGGTCCCATGAGCCATTTTACTTTCTTCTTCAAACCAATGTTTGGGGTCAGAAGACAATTTGTCTTAGTCACATGGAACAGTCTGaactttttggaaacagatttaaATACTCTGTGCTATCGAATCATGTTTACAAAATGAGATGCCAGTCAGGTCAAGTTGAGAGCCTAGTGTCTCCTGCTTTATGCCATGTCTCCATACATCTTTCTGTAGTACAGAGACTCAAAGATGTCATTGTCTCCAGGGCAGTTGTAGTGGCATGCACAGGTCTTGATGAACATCATTCTCCTCTTCATGACCTCACCGTCAGGGCATTTGAACTCCACAGGAAGAGTGGCTGTTCTGTGAGGGGTGCAGCAACGTCCATCAGTGCAGACCCCACAGAATTTAGCTCGATAGGTCTTCACACTGGTACAGCCAGAGAGCTCAAACTTGATGGGCTTGGAGATCTTGGGGGTGCGAATACACTTTTTGCCTTTCTGTGGggcaacaaatgaaaaaagtttagaagtcttttttaaaagattgtacAATTCCCATTCATATTTCTATCCATTAATTTCATCCTATCATTATATGCAAAAAGGTTAATACTCTGATCCTCATGAAGGTTTCACATGCAAACAAGACAGTTTAAATAGTATTCAAGTTGTATTATTCTTATCTAATGGCTAAAATAGGTGCATATATTTataacttaatttttaaatattcactACTGGGATGAGACCTTATATAATATTTACTTGGTTCTGAAAGTGGATAAGTTAGAGCTATACATCTTCCGTAAAACTGGGTCTATGCTGAAACATCCTTAGAAGTGTATATTAGATGGCATATTTACCTTGATGTTCTCCTCCAAGTCTGCCTCGCAAGGTCTGACCATGCAGAGTCTGCTTTGTTTCTCCAGTCTGCAGAAGGCATTGTCATTGGTGACTCTGGTGGAGATGCCCATTCCACAGGTCTTTGAGCAAGCACTCCATTCCGTGGTCTGGACCAGGCAGTTGGCACGCATCATCATTGCCTGGTCAGGTCCATAAGTGTCTTCTGGTCTGTAAGCTGTGGAGCACAGGTCAACAGGATGAGATTGTGGCCGAGAGAAATAATGCAGATGCTATCCTCTAAGTGTATTAATGCTGCATAAACGTAGGGTTATATTTATCTGTGGTATGATTCCAAGGAAGGCACTGGAGTCACATCAGGGCTGAATCTGGTCCATTAGGACAATCATCACTGCATTGTGTATTTCAGTATATTGCACTGGCAGACCAACAACATTCAGTAAGATCTCAACTCACCAGCTAGAGCAGGTCCAACCGCCGTCTGTTCTCGGAGCTCATCGCACACCCATTCCTCGCAGCACTTCCCAGGGAGCTTAACTCTTCGTGGGGAagggcagtcagggctgggcaaCCGGACATCCATGCTGCACAGGGGCACACACCCCACTGCCCCGTCGAGGCAAGTGCACTGGTATTTGCAGCTGCTCTGGAAGGACTCCCCGCTCCTGTACACCATCCCTCCGAACACACAAGGGGCTCCGTCCCGAGCTGCAGACAGTGACAGAGGGACAGCCGGACATAAGCACTCCGGGAAAGGCAGCAGCCCCGTGACTCGCCACTGTGGGGAGGGcgcagcaggagctgggagagCAGGTAGTCTCCATGGTTTCtgctgggtgggagcaggggccATGACAAGATCACCGCTGTGCAATGGAGCTGTGCCCTGTAGAGAGGACCCACTCTCCTAGGGAAGGCAGCTAGAGGGGGGTTGGACATGAATTGGACGGGCTCGCTTTTAAAGGCTCTAGCACCCCAGATCTCGGCCCTCCCCGCTCACTGCCGCCCCTTACCGGTGCACACGCCGATCCTGCGGTTGGCCGGCGAGCCGAAGTCGCAGAAGAGCCCCTTGTGGTGGTCGCAGGGGTCCCGCTCGGTGCACAGCTCGCCCAGCTGCTTGGCGCACACCCTGCAGCAGCCACAGCCGTCCTGCACCAGGCTCACCCCAGCCGGGCACGTGGGGGGCGGTCCCGCCCCGCACTGGCACTGCCCGCTGCAGTCCTGGCTGGACACTTCCTGCGGAGAGAAGGAGAcggcagggggtcaggggagcCAGCCTCGCTGCGCTTCGGATCCCGGCGACCCCCCTTCCAGCTGGGGAAGCgggcggcggcggggggggggcacttaCCCAGCAGAGGAGGGCGACAAGCAGCGCCACGGCGAAGCTGCAGGGTCCCAGTCGTGCGGCCATGCTCGGCAGCGGCTCTCGGCAGTAGACGGTGCAAAGGCTCCTCGGCTTGTGTGTCCTGCGGGCGGAGGGAGTCTGAGCCGGGGGGCTGCGGTGTCGGGCTGGGTTCCCCGCCTGCTGTCCGAGCGCCTTGTCTCGCGAAGGTCCCGTCTCTCGGGCAAGAGAGTTGTTCTCTGGATCTGAAGCAGGGAGCCTGGCCGCTTTTATACACTCCAGGCGCCCCGGGCTCGCCAATCGGCTGAATGGAGTCCTACACAAACAGCGACATTCCTCACattcctccccaccttcctgccTCATCAACTCGC from Chelonoidis abingdonii isolate Lonesome George chromosome 3, CheloAbing_2.0, whole genome shotgun sequence includes the following:
- the CCN2 gene encoding CCN family member 2 — protein: MPLGEGNTAPFLCAEVCQLLQTGGMLSVKGSGSIRCELMRQEGGEECEECRCLCRTPFSRLASPGRLECIKAARLPASDPENNSLARETGPSRDKALGQQAGNPARHRSPPAQTPSARRTHKPRSLCTVYCREPLPSMAARLGPCSFAVALLVALLCWEVSSQDCSGQCQCGAGPPPTCPAGVSLVQDGCGCCRVCAKQLGELCTERDPCDHHKGLFCDFGSPANRRIGVCTARDGAPCVFGGMVYRSGESFQSSCKYQCTCLDGAVGCVPLCSMDVRLPSPDCPSPRRVKLPGKCCEEWVCDELREQTAVGPALAAYRPEDTYGPDQAMMMRANCLVQTTEWSACSKTCGMGISTRVTNDNAFCRLEKQSRLCMVRPCEADLEENIKKGKKCIRTPKISKPIKFELSGCTSVKTYRAKFCGVCTDGRCCTPHRTATLPVEFKCPDGEVMKRRMMFIKTCACHYNCPGDNDIFESLYYRKMYGDMA